In the genome of Montipora foliosa isolate CH-2021 chromosome 3, ASM3666993v2, whole genome shotgun sequence, one region contains:
- the LOC137994598 gene encoding melanocortin receptor 3-like, whose product MTANNTISCGVPEWFASPTTGDPEAWINEFIVIAVNIPFCAFSFLSNLAIIITIIKTPSLHRPCNTLLCSLAATDGLTGVTSQPIFVTLRLMLLYRDNTTCGNQEKLFTAFYACIMLTSGWSFVFLCVISFDRHYALSRPLKYRTRVSNKGALTIIALTGASWFFLTLCVLFVFPRVGGLIFAMAVTTIFIVVPIVNHIRMFFAFRRHNKLILAEGVTETQQLSIALQREKKMAFDMALISLILLLSLAPSLLNKIISFVSMHVFAVLQPWTVTMVFLSSSLNPIVYIRRNIELRNAVRYVIFASNT is encoded by the exons ATGACCGCGAATAATACAATAAGTTGCGGAGTTCCTGAATGGTTTGCAAGTCCCACAACCGGCGACCCAGAAGCTTGGATAAATGAATTCATCGTGATTGCAGTCAACATTCCATTCTGCGCTTTTTCCTTCCTGAGTAACTTGGCCATTATTATCACGATTATTAAAACACCTTCATTGCATAGACCGTGTAATACCCTACTATGTAGCCTGGCCGCTACCGACGGCCTGACAGGTGTCACCTCTCAGCCAATCTTTGTTACCCTCCGACTGATGCTGCTGTATCGTGATAACACAACTTGCGGGAATCAGGAAAAGTTATTTACTGCCTTTTATGCCTGCATTATGCTGACATCTGGATGGTCCTTTGTGTTCTTGTGTGTAATCAGTTTTGATCGCCACTATGCTCTGTCCAGGCCTCTGAAGTATCGAACAAGAGTAAGCAACAAAG GCGCTCTTACGATTATCGCGTTGACTGGGGCCAGCTGGTTTTTCTTAACACTTTGTGTTCTGTTTGTCTTTCCTCGTGTCGGAGGACTCATCTTTGCAATGGCTGTCACGACAATCTTCATAGTCGTCCCAATCGTTAACCACATAAGAATGTTTTTTGCATTTCGTCGTCACAACAAGCTTATCCTTGCAGAAGGCGTTACTGAGACTCAACAGTTATCCATAGCTCTACAGAGAGAAAAGAAGATGGCCTTCGACATGGCGCTCATCAGCTTGATTCTCTTGCTATCACTTGCACCATCGCTTTTGaacaaaatcatttcctttgttagCATGCACGTTTTTGCTGTCTTGCAGCCTTGGACCGTAACAATGGTTTTCCTGAGCTCATCGTTGAATCCTATCGTCTACATTCGAAGAAACATTGAGCTTAGAAATGCTGTGCGGTACGTCATTTTTGCAAGTAATACTTGA